CTTTTTGTCACGTCTTCTTCATGAACTATTTTATTCGTCTTGCTCTTAAGACAAATGATCAGCCTTTTCACTCGACTCTTGCTTTTTATTGCGCCAAGATTTTTCAGCTGAGTCTTTTGTTTCTTTTTCAACTGCCTTAGCATCTGAGATTTCTTGCTCTACATCTTCAAAATCTAAGCGAGTGATTTCGCCGCCTAACTCATTCATGATCAAGTGATTCAACGGACGATTATCCTCCTCATCTGCAATCAAGATCAGGCCTGTCTCGCCTTCGCCAATTTGCTTTGTGACATGTTCAAAAACTGTTTGAGCACCTTGGATTTCTTTCGCATCCTGACTGGCACCAAAAAGACTTCCAGCGAACCAGCCAAGTAAAATACCG
This sequence is a window from Enterococcus wangshanyuanii. Protein-coding genes within it:
- a CDS encoding DUF1269 domain-containing protein, with translation MSKRVIIMHFEVESQAYQAFSEIKKLYVEKQVKGEQMAVVTHINDGVHQFKIDDFLDFTGNDHTSKNSMIGMLIGILGGPLGILLGWFAGSLFGASQDAKEIQGAQTVFEHVTKQIGEGETGLILIADEEDNRPLNHLIMNELGGEITRLDFEDVEQEISDAKAVEKETKDSAEKSWRNKKQESSEKADHLS